A window of Candidatus Nitrosotenuis uzonensis genomic DNA:
TGTAGCTTCTGTTATCTTGTATTCACGTGAGGTTAACTTGCTTTGATTTACCTTTACGTCAAGTGCACCTTTTTCCCTTAAGGTGTGTTTTAGTGATGAAAACTCGATCTCAGATGTCTTTCCCTGTGAAAGTTCACCTGAGACCTTGACGATTATTATTTTCCCTGACGGATCAATGTGAGCGATTTTCGTCATTAGTTCTGTGTTGACAGTTTTTGATATCTTCCCATGTGCATCGATTTCTACAAGCTCGTAATCGGTATTTGGAATTTCAATAAATTCAACTCTGTTAATTTTTGTATCAAAATCAACTAATACATAGCCTCTTTTTCTTCCACGCGCGTTTTCTTCAAGATCAGAATGATATCCTGAAAACAAGGTTCCCGGATAGACAACGTTGTCATATCCAGGATAGCTCTGATGCGAGAATGTGTGTAGATGGCCGCCTGCATAGTAGTCAAAGTTTTTTGGAAGTAATGACATCGGCATGAAATCTCCCTCTGATGTCTCCTCGGTTTTCATCTCATCGAGTCCCCCATGAAACAGAAATATCTTAAAGCCGGTAACTGATTCTAGTGATTTTCTATCAAGCCTTTCATACCATGTAACATCTTTTCCTGCCTTGAGGCCGGAAAGTCCGGCAATTAGCGCTCCTGTTTTTTTATCTACTACAAAATCAAGGTGAATTTTATCATCTGTTCCTCCAACATCGAGTGTAACTTTTTTCAGGTAGCCTGCTTCAACTAGAAGATCAATTACAGAGTTTGAGACAGGACTAAAATCATGGCTTCCATACACTACGTATACTGGAATTCCCATATCATGTATTTGTCTGAATTTACGAAATGCGAATTTTTGGACCCTCATTTCAGGTATATTAACATGAAATAAATCGCCAGATATGACGATAAAATCCACTTTTCTTGCTATACAATCATCGATCGCTCGCTCAAAGACATCTTGTTCCACTTTCTGCAGTGATTCTACTTTTTGAAATCCTAGATGAATGTCGGCAAGATGTGCAAATTTCATCTTCTAATACACTTTTGGTTTTGGTATCTCTTTTGAATGATCCTTTTGTCTTACTAGCTCTTCAAAAAGAGGAATTTTAATCGGGATTGCAAATGGAACGAAAATACTTGAAATTATTGCCTCGCCTTTGTCAAGGCTTGCGATATTCCTATCATCTTCTGAGAGATCTTGCGATGCGCTCTCTATTATCGCCTTACGTTCCTGAACCATCTCATTTCCCAGAATTATTTTTGTATTCATGTTTGCCAAAATTGTTCGCGGTATGACACTGCTCAGTTGTGTTATTGCTGTGAGTCCTATCTTGAATTTGCGCCCTTCCTTCGCTATAGTACTGTATATGTTCTCATTTCTTGGAATTATCTTATCTTCACCGATCACACGAGGTGCCTCTTCTATTACCACTGTGACTACGGGTTTTCTGTCAAGCTCCCCTTTTGCCTTGTGTTCTTTGTATCTTTCAAATATTCTTGATGCAATAATGTTTCCCACTATTAGCTCAGCTTCATTTCCAAGACGCGATGTATCAAGTACCACAATTTTACCCGCTTCTATATCACGTACAATGTCGTCCACAGTGGTAAGTCCTTTTGTGCCCGCATCGAATACGTCATTCTTTGAATTGATCCTACCCTGTTCATCAACTTCAAGACTCAGAATCAGTCGCAGTTTTCTTTTTAGCACAGCAAGTGTTGCAACGTGTGTTTCGGCGCCATTTCCAACGCCAAGTGAGATCAGTGGCTCTGTCATTATCCTGCTAATCCAGAACTCGCGCTCCTTTGCATTATAGCTTCTAATTGCCTGCCATTGGGCGTCAGAAAACTCCACAATGCCCAGAAAATGTTCAGGTCGTATAGATTCCAGGTTTATTACAAGTCTGTTGGAGCCTGGAGGCGGTGTTGGTGTATAGTATACAAGATTCTGCTTTGCCAAGGGATGATCCTTTAGCCCCGGATCTTTTCTACCATAATACTCATCGTGTGCATCAAGAACCAGTGCGCCAACGCTGTTTGAATCAAGAACATGCCACAGTATAGTCTTGACAAGATTGCTCTTGCCTCTACCAGTAGTAGCGGGAATTAGTATGTGGTGCGTAAATACGTCTTCTGCTCGTAGCCATACTTCTGCATCTACGATCTTGCTTCCACTTCTTATCTTTCCAAGATAGATCTGTTCCCCACCTTTTTTGAGAAATGTCAGATCAGATGATTGTACCAATCTTAACTTGTTAAAAAACATCGGTAGAGATTTTGGCAATGTTACCTTGTTATCGGACTTGGAAACACGTGCAAGCGGCTTTATTCTTGCAAGAACGTAATTGACAAATTCCGGCTCATAGAACTCTGCATTGATACCTCCCTGCTCCAGATTAACTCCCGACATCATCTGTTGCATCTTGTCTTGGATCTGGCTTCCATACTCTAATGCGAATACTTGCAAAATCAAAATAGAGTCATTCTCATCAGAAACTAAAAGATCACCAATCTCCAGATTCTTGCCAGATTTTTCCCTGACTATGACATCACCAAATGAGCCGCCTATTACTTGTCCTACTATATCGATTTGATTCATCAGCTTGTCACCAAGTTAAGATCATCGTGGAATTTTGTAGTAAGCGTGTATTTTTGTAGTCTTTTCCATTCGGCTACTTTTGTCATTTCAGCAACCATAAGACCACGATACATCTCAAGTTCATTTTTCCGGACTTGTGCGAATCTGTCAGCATCTATTGAGCCGTACGGGTAACCAGGCATTGCAAGATCATGTGAATTTGCAGCAATGCTTGCAAGAACGTCATTTTTTTCCAAGTCATCCATTCTGTTGAATTGATCACGTAGTATTTCAAATCGGAACACATGTTTTGACTTTGGATGAAATTTGGCTGCAAGCATGTGACCTCTATTATCAGAAGAGGCCATGTCTGCGATCTCTACAAACCATGTTTCGAATGGAACATTTTCCGCTATCTCCTGTATTCGTGCAAGCAGAGGCTCGCCTGATTCCATTATCAGTCGACTCGATTTTGTCAGACCACATACTATAACACCTCTTTTTTGCGCAGAATCATACAATCTTGATGCATATTTTGACTCGTTCTTGTATCCCGTTTGTAGAGAGCCATCCATGATAAGTATGTCCCCCTCATTCAATTCTTCTGATGCTACCTTTTCTGCCAAACTCCATTCTGCAAATCTTCTTGAGAGGGATACTAATCGTGACTCTTGCAGAACATTCGTGTTGTCAGTTTTGTATTCCAGATCCGTTTCATCTGGAAGATATATTAGATCAGATTTAGAATAGGGGAATAATTTCGTATTATAACTTACTGTCTTTTTATCTTCATTATCGCGAACTTCAGACACTACATACGAAAAAAACTCTATTCTTTGCTTGAGCTTTGATGCCGAGATTCTTTTCTTTCCTTCAAAAATCGAGAAATACACTCTGTTCAGTATTATCATAAAGTTTGGCGACTCTTCCAGAATGCCATCACCTCCATCTACGAAAGCAATCTTTCGCGGTTTTGTAGTCTCCAAAATTTGCATAAAATTCTCTGGCGCTATCACCTTTCCTTGTACCTTGCCGTAAGGAAACAATCGATCCGAAGGAGGTTTTTGTGTTAGTTCCTTACCAAGATTCTCAATTAATGAGCGCACCGGATTTTCTGCCATACTATGATTGATTTTCTACTAATCTAATACGCTTTCCTTAACAGATTAGTGAACCTCAAGTCAGCGTGATTTTACCTGTTAGTTGGTTCATCCACCAGTAAGTTTGGCAAATTTTTCATTCTTTGATAGTTTTTCCATAAAGACAAGATTTGATAGTGCAACTACTGCCGATTCCTGCACTGGAATGCTTGGATCCTTCAATGCCTGCTCTAGCGTCTGTTTTGCCTCTTTTGCCCCGACAACTCCAAGTGCTATGGCTGCCTCGTGTCGGACAAACATACTAGGATCGTTCTTTGTGGCATCTTCAAGATGAGGAATTGCGCTTCTGTATCCCATTTGTCCAAGAGAAAAGGCTGCCTCGTGTCGGACAAGCTCATTCTCATCGTTTTTTAGGACTTTGGCAATATACGGTATCTTGTCCTCCCCCCCAAAATCCACTAGTATGCATGTAGCTCGTGTCCTTATGACGTAATCATCATTATCTAGGAGATTGACAAAATAGTCGACGTCCTTTTTTTCATAGCGGTCTTCCATTTCAGCAAATAATGCAAGGCGGGATTCTGGAATTACATCCATTTCTGATGTGAGCAGATTCCTGCAAATATATTATTGTATGCAAGGTTCACGCTACGTTTTAAAGTGCAGTGAGATCACCACACTTTATGATGGCGCAGATTGGACAGAAGGCCCCAAACCTTGGAGTTTCAAAATGGGTGCAAGGCATGCCGACTAATATCGATCAAGAAAAAGACAAAATCGTGGTGGTCGAAGTTTTCCAAGTTAACTGTCCTGGCTGTTTCCTGTATGGAATACCTGAGGCAATCAACATCTACAACAAGTACAAGGATCAGGGAGTAAGGGTTCTTGGCATCGCAACTGCATTTGAGGATTTTGACAAAAACACGGTTGAGAATTTGGAACTTTTGGCAAAAACTGGTGAGGTCATAGGTGAAACGAAAAAAGCACTCACCCAATACGGAAAGATTGTCGATGGAAACAAGTTGCCTTACAAGATACCATTTCCCCTTGGTATGGATAACCTTGTAAAAGAGAGTGGTGCCCCAAGCCAAGAAAAGATGCTTGCTTTCATAAAAAGTCAGATTCCAGAGTTCGATGATCAACCAGAAACCTACAGAAAAGAGATTCTTGCAAGAGTGGAGCAGTACTTTAAGTCAAAAGAATATTCTGCAGAAACATTTGACAAATATGCCCTGCGTGGAACCCCCTCTGCAATAGTAGTAGACAGAAAAGGAATATTGCGTGATGTTTCATTTGGCCAAATGGGGCATCTTGAACCACTCGTGCAACAGTTGCTCAACGAATAGATTAACAGTATCAGATTTTCAAAATCATAGTTATTAAATAAGATATTGTATTATAGTAAAAAAATTCGTTTGCTGGAATTAATTAATGATAAAGTTCTGCGCATACAAGCAAACACGTGTTACGAGTTGCTCAGAAACATTGTAGAGTGTTTCAAGACACACTCAAGGTCAGATGAGCTTCTCCTAAATACAAAGTCAAAAATACATGGCGTGTAGTTTAGGAGCTCTTTTGTTTTCTTTTTCTGTATACCAGTATTGTTCCAACAGTTATTGCAGCAATCACAGCTAATACAATAGGTAGATACGGGATCTGTCCATTTACAATTTTTTCTTCCATCTGAACTGACGGTTCTGGAGCTCCAGTAATAACAAGTCTGTGAGTTCCATTACCCGCAAATTGCAGTGTTACAAAGTGAATTTTATCATTTTTTAGAACCTTGGGAAAAAACTCCTGCTCATCAATGAAGAATTGTATTGGCTCCCGTGTTACGTTAAGAGGAATTTGCATTTCCCCGAGATTGTTTGAGAGACTGCTGTAGATCTCAATCTCTAGCTTGTTGCCTTGCAGGTCTACACTTTTCACATCAAAATTTCCAACTATCTCCAATGGATATTTTTTTCCATCCACAGTAACCTCAAAGGTAGTTTTCATCCCCGTTCTATCGGACAGAGGCTGCCCATATGCCGGCAACAAGATCAGTGGTAATAGAAACAACAAAAGCAGTAAGAGATTCAATTTATGTTGAGAGGACTCGCTTTCGGAGCTCTTTGTCTTTTGCAATTCTAGGATGAGACTTGTCTGCAAGTATTGCCTCAAACCAGTAATGAAATCCATCTTTGTACAAAAAGTAAGATCCCAGTAGCTTCAGATTCTTGTATTTTTCAGCAACCCTTCTTTCTGCAACCTGCTTCATGTTGACTTCTGCCTTCATGCGAGTAACACCTAGGTGTTTTTGTCGTCTTCCTGCAACAGGTCTTTGACGCCTCATACCGCCAGTTCCAACGCGCACTCGAATTGCAACCATCCCCTGCTTTGCCTTGTAGCCAAGTCGTCTTGCCCTCTGAATTCGGCTAGGCTTGTCAATCCTGGTAAAGGCGCTTTGTTTCCTCCAGATTATGGCTCTCTTTCGTATTTCAGGTGAGTTTTCCCTCCACATGTTAAGCCATGCTACGTCTTGTCTTGTGCGCATTACCGCCGCTACCCAAGTCCTATTTATATCTCTAACAGCTCTTAGTACGCCAACAAGATCAATAATTGAAAAAAGAATGTCCGCTAGTGTCAGAATTCTCCTAGAGTTTTTCACTAGCAGGAATTTCAGGATGTGAAACTCACAATATGTGAGAGTGTTGATATGATAAACATTTCTAGCTTGTCCAATACAGACGACTAGCACGTCATATCATAGAAGTCCAAAGACATCATATTGACTGAGAAGCACATAAACAAAATAACAAGAGAACAAGAAGAGCTCAAAAAACACTATGGCCAGAATACCAGCGCCGAAGATGAGTGGTCCCATATAACCGGAGTTGGAACGAAGATTGATGCTGCGGATCCCATGGCAGTAACAGACAGGATGATCATCTTTGGCAGGGATCAAGTCAAATCTACAAAGGCAGAACTGATCAAGGAAAAATCTGAGGAATTCATGGATCAGATCAACAACACAAATCAATATCTCAAATTTGTAAATGCCCATCTTGTTGAAAAAAAGAACAAGCTTGACAAACTAAAAGAGGCAGAAAAAAGATTCAAAGAAGAGATAGAATCACTTCAGGCAGACAAAGTTAAACCCAGAGATGAATTGGAAAAAGTGAACTGCAAATATGTTACAGAAGCGGATAGAAAATCTCTCCTAGTACATCTTGAAAATGAGAAAAACCATCTCAAGGAGAAAATATCGTATCATGCAGAGCAGATAGAAAAGACTCGTAAAGAAATTGACAAAAAGGAAGAACAGATACAATACCTAAAGCAGGAAATAGAAAATGCTACAAACCAGCAATCTAAAACAGCTGATCCGCTCAAGGTAATAGAGCAGGAGCTTGCAAGATTGGGTGTAAAAGACAATGTGAAAATACGCGAAGCAATAGACATTCTTTCAAAGAAACTACGCTAGAACCATAAGCTTTTTTTCTGGTCCAATGTCTGCCGATTATGTGAAACGTTACGCGCTTTTTGTACTATTGATACTTCCAGTGCACATAGCTTTTGCACTCACAGTAGATGTTACAACGGATAAAACCACCTACAATTACGGTGACTACCTTACAGTCATAATCACCGTCTCCGAAGTTTCAGACAGTGTTGCAGTCATGCACATAGTAGGACCTGATGGAGTTAAAAGTTCGGCAATTCCGATTCCAATAAAAGATATGAACACATCAATTACAACGCCAAACGCGTTTGATCCGCAGCTATACAAGGAAGGCAGATACCAGATCCAGATAACATACGCTGGCGCCGATGCCTCTACAGAGTTTGAGATTGTGGACGCAGGCAATGCCTTTTTACCTTTTGGTAGCAATCTCATAATATCACAGTGGACAGATGGAATTATTTCCGACTATAGCTTGCTCAAGTTCCTGTCAGACAAGGGTGCAATCTCAATAAATCCTGAAGAATCCATGAAGATTCCACAATGGTACAAAAACAATGCAGGATGGTGGCTTGAGCGAAAGATAACAGATGTCGAGTTTCTCAATGCGCTACAATATCTAATCGACCAGAAGATCGTCTAGTTTTTCTTTCTTCCAGCTTTGCCGATTCCCCACAGAACAATCATTATTATCATTGCGATAATAAATGCTGCAACCATTGGGGCCACAAACTCAAATGCCATACCTCTACTCGATTTTGGCTCCGAAGCGGATTCATCCAGTACGCACTGGCCGTTTACAAGTATGGTTCCAGGACCGCAGCTCTGATCAAGAACACACGCGCCATCTTTTAACACCGTGCCTGGTCCGCATATTGATTCTTCAATAGGCGGTTCAGTCTCAGGTGTTTCTGCCACCGGCGGAGAAACTTGCTCTACCACACACTGGCCGTTTACAAGTATGGTTCCAGGACCGCAGCTCATCTCAGGTGTTTCTTGTATTAGGGGCTCTTGAGGAATCTCCTCAGGTATTTCAGCCGGTTCAGTAGGTTCTGCAGGCTCTTCCATAGATTCTCCTACGGGTGCAAGTCCAAAGTCAGTTCCTATTATATCAACAGAGATTGTTCCTGGAGGAATTTGTATTTGCAAAATTCTTTGTGTGCTAGTTGATGATTCTGCAAATGTCGTGTCAAGACCATCTATGAGAACTAGGAATTCTTCATCGGAGCCATCATCTGCCTTTGCGTCAAGAAAGCTCCTGTCCAATATCACTTCCAGAGTACCCTGGACATCCGTAGTAGACATCAGTATTATCAAAGTAGGCGGCTGGTCGTCAGTGTCAAGTCCCAAAACCTCAAGCCCAGTAGCAGTATATTCTACAGTATACACTTTGCCATTGACTTCGACGGAGTCAGTTTCTGCAAATATGCCTGAGGGAGTAATCATACCGAAGGCAATAATAGCAAGGACAAGAAACGCTTTCAACAACTTTGACCACCTAAAATCTGTATTTTATGCTTGCTCTTTGACTTAAACGCTAGGCAAGCAACAATTACGTTCAATTCAGTGTAGAATTTGCAGAATTTATGATAAATTAAAAGATAATTTTATTGTGATTGATTGGTCAAAAATATGGCTGTCAGGTTACATTACCTAGATAACGCCACGTAGTATCTGGATTATCTTTTCTGCTATGACGTTGGCTGCAAGTGATTGTGCCTCTTTTGTCTGTGCGCCTATATGAGGTGTACATATCACATTAGGTAATGTTGCAAGCTTGTTTCCTGTAGCAGGCTCAACTTCAAAGACATCAAGTGCGGCTCCTCCCAGATTGCCGGATTTTATTGCCTCATACAGTGCATTCTCATCTATTGTTCCGCCCCTTGAAGTATTGATTATTCTGGCAGTCTTTTTCATTTTTGAGATTCGTTCTGCGTTTATCATGTGTTTTGTGCTGTCTAAAAGCGGGACGTGTAGTGAGATATAATCCGCGCTTTGCAAAAGCGTTTCAAGATCCGCTTTGATCAGACCTACTTCCTTTGCAAATTCTGGATCAATTGGAATGACATCATATCCTATTATGTTCATGTTCAGTGAGCGTGCAAGTCTTGCAAGTCTTTTCCCAATATTACCAAGCCCAACTATTCCAAGATATTTTCCTGCAAGTTCGGAACCCATGAGTTCTTTTTTTATCCAATTTCCGTTACGAATTTCCCTGTCGGCCCGCGGAATTTCTCTGGCCATAGATAACATCAGTCCTATGACAAGCTCTGCCACTGCATTCATTGCGCCTTCCACGGCATTTATCACGCGGATGTTTTTTGCCTTGGCCGCGTTTGTGTCTATGTTGTCAAGTCCTACGCCAACTCGTGCAATGATCTTACACTTTGTTGCCTTTTCTATCAGATCTGCAGTTATTGTAGTCCTGCTTCTTACTATGATAATGTCAAACTCGCCGATTTTTTTTGCGAGATCTTCCTTTGTTATTTGTGGCTCATATGTGATATGCAGGCCGTTTTTTTGAAGAATGTTATTTAGAACCGCATCCACCTGATCACAAATTAAAACAGATTGATTAAGACTCATGTAGTGAGGCTTTTTTTGCACAGAATATAATCATTAGGCCAAAATCTGCGATCAGTATATCGGTAAATCATTTTGGAGTTTTAATAAAAAGAAGAAAAATAGAGGATTATAGTCCTAGTTCTGCCTTTAGTTCGTTAGCACGTTCATCTGTGTACAAGCCGTGGAGGTTAACCTTTGGATGTGCAATGCTGTTCTTGCCCATTGGTGGGATTGCATCGCTTGGGTTACCTAAGAGCTCAGCATATGACTTTGCGTTGGTACCCAACTGTTGATTCAGGTTGAACGGGTCACCGACTACCATAACTGATGCTGCACCTGTGAAGATTGCTGCATAGTCGTGGTTTACTGCAACGTATACGCCTGGTTCGTCAAAGACCACATCGGCAATCATGCCCTGTGAGCCTCCGACAAGCCAAGTCTCAGTTCCTTTTGCTTGCACTACGTTTGCTTGAACTACACGGTCGATGATTTCACCTACAATGTGGAAGAATACTGGTTCGTTTCCTTGGTTTTCGATAAAGAATCGTACCTTTTGTCCTTCCTCAATGAACAACAGTTGTGACTGGTATTGCTTTAGGTCCGGGCTGTTCCATGGTTGTGCAACAAAGATGTTCTTCTTTGCATCTCCCATGATAAGCTCGTTGTGTGCAGCATTTGGTACATAACCAAATGACATACCGTTAACAACTGTCCAAGTGGTCTCATGCTTGAACATCTTGCTTTGATCATATCCGCCTGCGTCAGTTAGATACAACTGATTGTATTGCAGTTGGAATTCAAGCGCATCTGCAGGATAAACTTGTCTGTCTTTAACAACTTGGCCGTTCTTTACTGTTGTCTTGTCAACAACAAGTGGTGCATAACCGTTGAGTGGATCAACGATTGTGATGCCATACATGCCAGAGAGGACGTGTTGGTCCATTGCTGCGACGTCAACACCAGAGCAGTGGTACTTGAATGTACCCGGCACTTGTGCAACATAGCAGTATGTGTGTGACTGACCTGGCAATACCTTGCCAAAGTTTCCTGCACTCATCTCAGATGCGTGCATGTCGTTTCCGTGTGGAGTAAGCTCATCGCTTGGAATTGTCAGGGTCATCATTACGACGTCGCCTTGTGTGACTCTAAGGGTCGGTCCTGGGACCTGGCCGCTGAAAGTCATGGCCTTGTATGTGCCGCCGCCAATTACTGGCAGGTCTGCACTTTCGCCTGTAAGATTGAACTCTACGACATTCCTTCCTTCTTCGATGTTTGCACAATCAACTGCTGCAAAAGCTTGCGGCATTACCAATTTCAGGCCACCCATATCATGGATTTTTGAAATCAGGTCGTCGCTGCTTTTTGCTGCCATTGTAGAACCTACAATTTGTGATTGTGTGTATGTGCTTCCGAATAAGGTTGCTGCTAAAACCGCTACTGCTGTAACGGAAAATAGCATACTATATCGCTTATTCATCGTGTTTGAGACTTCTACCAACCTATATAATAATTCGCATTATTTCCGTCGAACTATGACGTTTCTTATGCAAATTTTACGCCCGCTGGGAATTTATTTTGGTTATCTTCAGTCAAAGGTGTATGAAATATAGAGTTGACACGGATTCACTAGGCGAAGTTAGAATTCCTTCTGATGCATACTATGGCGCTTTCACAGGACGTGCGATCCAGCAGTACCATGTTACTGGTAAGAAATCACACAAGCATTTGATTGCAGCATATGTTATGATAAAACGCTCAGCTGCGGTTGCAAACATACGCACCAGAGCAATAGATAGAAAGCGAGGTCAGGCAATCATCAAGGCATGCGATATAATACTTGCAGGAAAGCACCACGACCAATTTGTAATAGAGGAGATAAATTCTGGCGCCGGTACGGCCTTTAACATGAATTCTAATGAAGTCATATGCAATATTGCGCTTGAAGTTCTAGGAAAGAAAAAGGGTCAATACGATGTTCTCCACCCAAATGATCATGTCAATATGTCGCAGTCAAGCAATGACACATTTCCCACTGCCATGCATGTTGCCATACTTCTTAATCTCAAAGAAACACTTCCTGCAGTAGACATTCTGATAAAATCACTTGCAAAAAAAGCAAAAGAATTTTCAGGATTTAAAAAAATTGGCAGAACACATCTTATGGATGCCTTGCCAGTTACATTAGGGAGTGAGTTTGCAGCCTATGCCACATCAATTACAAAAGCACGAAACGCAGTAAGTGCTGCAACAAAAGAGCTTGAACTTGTCGCACTTGGAGGAACAGCAGTAGGCAACGGTGCGAACACACCAAAAGGTTACAGAAACATTGCAATTTCCGAGCTTGCCAAGATTTCAGGTCTTCATCTAAAACCGGAAAAAGATATGCAGTACTCGCTACAGTCAAAGTTTGCAGTAGCAAACGCATCATCATCAATTAGAAATCTTGCAATAGAGTTGAACAAAATAGCAAATGACATAAGACTCATGGCGTCAGGTCCAATAGCCGGCCTCTCCGAGATTGGCATACCGGCAGTCCATGCAGGCTCATCCATCATGCCAGGCAAGGTCAATCCATCTCTGGCAGAGTGCCTTAACATGATATGTTTTGCAATAATTGGAAATGACACGGCAGTTGCAAATGCTGCGCAAGGGGGCCAGTTTGAGCTCAATGTCATGCTGCCCGGCATGCTAAAGGCAGTACTAGATTCAACAGATATGCTCAAGAACTTTCTGCCCATCTTCTCAAAGAATCTAATTGACGGCCTTACTGCAAACGAGGAGCGACTAAAGCAGAACATCGAAAAAAGTCCAGTCATAGTGACTTTGCTTGCTCCAAAGATAGGATACCAAAAGTCGGCTGAGCTTTTCAAGGAATCTCTGAAAACTGGAAAGACCATTCGCGAGCTAGTCGTTTCCAAAAACCTTATGACAGCGTCACAGGTAGACGCCCTTTTCAAGTAAAATGGCAAGGATCTGGGTGGAGTCATATGGTTGCTCTGCAAGCTTTGCAG
This region includes:
- a CDS encoding aspartate ammonia-lyase yields the protein MKYRVDTDSLGEVRIPSDAYYGAFTGRAIQQYHVTGKKSHKHLIAAYVMIKRSAAVANIRTRAIDRKRGQAIIKACDIILAGKHHDQFVIEEINSGAGTAFNMNSNEVICNIALEVLGKKKGQYDVLHPNDHVNMSQSSNDTFPTAMHVAILLNLKETLPAVDILIKSLAKKAKEFSGFKKIGRTHLMDALPVTLGSEFAAYATSITKARNAVSAATKELELVALGGTAVGNGANTPKGYRNIAISELAKISGLHLKPEKDMQYSLQSKFAVANASSSIRNLAIELNKIANDIRLMASGPIAGLSEIGIPAVHAGSSIMPGKVNPSLAECLNMICFAIIGNDTAVANAAQGGQFELNVMLPGMLKAVLDSTDMLKNFLPIFSKNLIDGLTANEERLKQNIEKSPVIVTLLAPKIGYQKSAELFKESLKTGKTIRELVVSKNLMTASQVDALFK